CGGGACGAACGTGATACTCACCGTGCGATTGCGCCGCTGGTCCCCGCGGAAGGGGCGCATGTCCTCGATACGTCGGCAATGACGGCAGATGATGCCGTTGAAGCCGTGTTGAAATGGTATGCAGCTGCAGCAAAATAGTGTGATTTCTATGCTATGTGGTGCCCGTTGACGGCTCCTGGCCTGTCCGGGTGTGTCAAAAACCTAACCCAGTTTAAGTCGCATCGTGCGATCTCTGCTGGATAACCTGTGTGAACCCTATGTCTACTGTTACAACTAACGAATCTACCGGTATGGAAAGTTTTGCTGCGCTCTTCGAGGAATCGTTGTCGCGTCAAGATATGCGCTCCGGCGAAGTTATTTCCGCTGAAGTCGTGCGCCTCGACCACAATTTCGTGATCGTGAACGCTGGCCTCAAATCCGAAGCATTCATCCCTGTCGAAGAATTCAAGAACGACCACGGCGAACTGGAAGTCAAAGTTGGTGACTTCGTTTCCGTGGCGATCGAATCGCTGGAAAACGGTTTCGGCGATACCATCCTGTCGCGCGATAAAGCCAAGCGTCTGGCTTCGTGGCTGGCTCTGGAAAAAGCGATGGAATCGGGCGAAATCGTCGTCGGTACCGTCAATGGTAAAGTCAAAGGCGGTCTGACCGTGTTGACCAACGGCATCCGCGCATTCCTGCCGGGCTCGCTGGTTGATACCCGTCCTGTCAAAGACACCACCCCATTCGAAGGCAAAACCCTCGAATTCAAAGTGATCAAGCTGGATCGCAAGCGTAACAACGTGGTTCTGTCCCGCCGCGCCGTCATCGAAGCTTCGATGGGCGAAGAGCGTCAGAAACTGATGGAAACGCTGAAAGAAGGCACGGTCGTGACCGGCGTCGTCAAAAATATCACCGACTACGGCGCGTTCGTGGATCTGGGCGGTATCGATGGCCTGCTGCACATCACCGACCTGGCATGGCGCCGTGTACGTCACCCGTCGGAAGTACTGACGGTTGGCCAGGAAATCACCGCCAAAGTCCTGAAATACGATCAAGAGAAAAACCGTGTTTCGCTGGGCGTGAAACAACTGGGCGACGATCCTTGGACCGGTCTGTCCCGTCGTTACCCACAAAGCACCCGTCTGTTCGGTAAAGTAACGAACCTGACCGACTACGGCGCGTTCGTTGAAGTGGAACAGGGTATCGAAGGTCTGGTACACGTTTCCGAAATGGACTGGACGAACAAAAACGTTGCTCCTAACAAAGTTGTCCAACTGGGCGACGAAGTAGAAGTGATGGTTCTGGAAATCGACGAAGAGCGTCGTCGTATCTCGCTGGGCATGAAACAGTGCAAAGCCAATCCATGGGACGACTTCGGTGTTACCCATAAGAAAGGTGACAAAGTCCGCGGCGCGATCAAATCGATCACCGACTTCGGCGTGTTCATCGGCCTGGCCGGCAACATCGACGGTCTGGTGCACCTGTCCGACCTGTCCTGGACCGAAACCGGCGAAGAAGCCGTGCGTCGCTTCAAGAAAGGTGATGAACTGGAAGCCATCGTTCTGGCCATCGACGTTGAGCGCGAGCGCGTTTCCCTGGGCGTCAAGCAACTGGAAGGTGACCCATTCAACAACTTCGCAGCCATGAACGACAAAGGCTCGCTGGTAACCGGTAC
This window of the Janthinobacterium agaricidamnosum genome carries:
- the rpsA gene encoding 30S ribosomal protein S1; protein product: MSTVTTNESTGMESFAALFEESLSRQDMRSGEVISAEVVRLDHNFVIVNAGLKSEAFIPVEEFKNDHGELEVKVGDFVSVAIESLENGFGDTILSRDKAKRLASWLALEKAMESGEIVVGTVNGKVKGGLTVLTNGIRAFLPGSLVDTRPVKDTTPFEGKTLEFKVIKLDRKRNNVVLSRRAVIEASMGEERQKLMETLKEGTVVTGVVKNITDYGAFVDLGGIDGLLHITDLAWRRVRHPSEVLTVGQEITAKVLKYDQEKNRVSLGVKQLGDDPWTGLSRRYPQSTRLFGKVTNLTDYGAFVEVEQGIEGLVHVSEMDWTNKNVAPNKVVQLGDEVEVMVLEIDEERRRISLGMKQCKANPWDDFGVTHKKGDKVRGAIKSITDFGVFIGLAGNIDGLVHLSDLSWTETGEEAVRRFKKGDELEAIVLAIDVERERVSLGVKQLEGDPFNNFAAMNDKGSLVTGTVKSVEPKGAVIQLSEEVEGYLRASEISRDRVEDAGTHLKVGDTVEAMVLNIDRKARGIQLSIKAKDNVETQEAMQKMAATDNNAASGTTSLGALLKAKFDNKN